The Echinicola rosea genome has a segment encoding these proteins:
- a CDS encoding acyltransferase family protein — MVKQRILALDVFRGITIFAMILVNNPGSWSHVYAPMLHAKWHGCTPTDLIFPFFLFIVGVAIELSLGGQLRKGQAKRTLVKKSLIRSLKLIGLGLLLTAFPYFDFANLRFPGVLQRIGIVYFISTLMYLYWSPRTLVIASSAILVGYWLCMTLIPVPGIGPANLDPGTNLAAWIDQQILTGHMWSQTKTWDPEGLFSTLPAIVTCLLGVACGKVLTGYSNHQERLTKWGLSGVALLIAGVLWSLVFPMNKALWTSSFVLYTAGWAFLGLAACYWILDVQGWKKWSVPFVIYGMNAITVFFLSGVIAKLFGLIKVSWEGEAVSVMFFLQEALFNGWLAPKNASLAGAILMMVILFIPAYLMWKRNIVIKV; from the coding sequence ATGGTTAAACAGCGCATACTTGCCTTAGACGTATTCCGTGGCATCACCATATTTGCCATGATTCTGGTCAATAATCCCGGCTCATGGTCCCATGTTTATGCTCCTATGCTGCATGCAAAGTGGCACGGATGCACGCCCACTGACTTGATATTTCCCTTTTTCCTGTTTATCGTTGGAGTGGCCATAGAGCTATCCTTGGGTGGACAGCTCCGGAAGGGACAAGCAAAAAGAACACTTGTCAAAAAATCACTGATCAGGTCGCTTAAGTTAATTGGGCTTGGTTTGTTACTGACTGCTTTCCCCTATTTCGACTTTGCCAATCTTCGATTTCCTGGTGTCTTGCAGCGGATTGGCATTGTGTATTTTATCAGTACATTGATGTACCTTTATTGGTCGCCTCGGACACTGGTCATCGCTTCAAGTGCGATTCTAGTGGGATATTGGCTGTGCATGACCTTGATTCCTGTACCTGGAATTGGCCCAGCAAACCTTGATCCGGGGACGAATCTCGCGGCTTGGATCGATCAACAAATACTTACGGGCCACATGTGGTCCCAGACCAAAACATGGGATCCTGAAGGGCTTTTTTCTACTTTGCCTGCCATTGTTACTTGCCTTCTTGGCGTAGCCTGCGGAAAAGTCCTCACCGGATACAGTAATCATCAAGAACGACTGACAAAATGGGGACTGTCAGGTGTGGCCTTGCTTATCGCTGGTGTGCTGTGGTCGCTGGTATTTCCGATGAACAAGGCCTTATGGACCAGTTCTTTTGTACTTTACACCGCAGGCTGGGCATTTTTGGGATTAGCGGCCTGTTATTGGATTTTGGATGTCCAGGGTTGGAAAAAATGGTCCGTGCCTTTCGTTATTTATGGGATGAATGCCATTACGGTGTTTTTCCTCTCAGGCGTTATTGCCAAACTATTTGGACTGATAAAGGTTAGCTGGGAAGGAGAAGCCGTTAGTGTTATGTTTTTCTTGCAAGAAGCCCTTTTCAACGGTTGGCTTGCGCCAAAAAATGCCTCACTTGCCGGAGCCATTCTGATGATGGTCATCCTGTTTATTCCTGCATATTTGATGTGGAAAAGGAATATTGTGATAAAGGTTTAG
- a CDS encoding homogentisate 1,2-dioxygenase — MAFYHRLGEIPPKRHTQFRQPDGSLYKEELVSSKGFSGIYSTMYHIHNPNRVASIGKPKIYSWEIADDYGLTQTHLNTSNVEFTGRDYLTARKMLLKNPDVMMGLCIPQTTKMDDYFKNADGDEVVFVHEGTGTLLSQFGRLKVTAGDYVVIPRTTIYRFDWQQGKVKLLVIEAASPIETVRRYRNEVGQLLEHSPYCERDIKVPDKLVLEQEKEHYTVHIKKQGRLYPYHYEHSPLDVVGWDGYLYPYALSIHDFEPITGRIHQPPPVHQTFQSAGFVICSFVPRLFDYHPLSIPAPYNHSNIDSDEVLYYVDGEFMSRKGIQRGSFTLHMGGLPHGPHPGMVEKSIGATKTEETAVMLDTFSPLQLTQDALQFVDKEYPMSWTE, encoded by the coding sequence ATGGCATTTTATCATCGTCTTGGTGAAATTCCCCCAAAAAGGCATACCCAATTTCGTCAGCCTGACGGCAGCCTATACAAAGAAGAACTCGTAAGCTCCAAAGGCTTTTCGGGCATATATTCTACCATGTACCATATCCACAACCCTAACCGTGTAGCCTCAATAGGTAAGCCGAAAATCTACTCTTGGGAAATCGCCGATGACTATGGCTTGACACAAACCCACCTCAATACCTCAAATGTGGAATTCACCGGTCGGGATTACTTGACTGCCCGCAAGATGCTGCTCAAAAATCCGGATGTGATGATGGGGCTCTGTATTCCCCAAACCACAAAAATGGACGATTATTTCAAAAATGCCGATGGGGATGAAGTGGTTTTTGTCCATGAAGGTACAGGAACGCTCTTGTCACAATTTGGGCGTTTAAAGGTAACAGCCGGTGATTATGTGGTGATTCCCAGAACGACCATTTACCGATTTGATTGGCAACAAGGAAAAGTGAAACTGCTGGTCATTGAAGCCGCCAGCCCAATAGAGACTGTCCGTAGGTACCGCAATGAAGTTGGTCAATTATTGGAACACTCCCCGTATTGTGAGCGAGACATCAAGGTGCCGGATAAGCTTGTCCTTGAACAGGAAAAGGAGCATTATACCGTACACATCAAAAAGCAGGGACGCTTATATCCCTATCATTATGAACATAGTCCGCTAGATGTCGTAGGCTGGGACGGATACCTCTACCCCTATGCCCTGAGTATCCATGATTTTGAACCTATTACAGGTCGCATTCACCAGCCACCACCCGTGCATCAAACGTTTCAGTCTGCCGGTTTTGTGATTTGTTCATTTGTCCCCAGGCTGTTTGATTACCATCCACTGTCCATTCCCGCCCCCTACAATCACTCCAACATCGACTCGGATGAAGTGCTTTATTATGTGGATGGGGAGTTTATGAGCAGAAAAGGCATTCAAAGAGGTTCTTTTACACTCCACATGGGCGGGCTTCCCCACGGCCCACATCCGGGCATGGTCGAAAAAAGCATCGGCGCTACCAAAACGGAAGAAACCGCTGTGATGCTCGATACCTTCAGCCCCCTTCAGCTGACCCAAGATGCCCTCCAGTTTGTGGATAAAGAGTACCCGATGAGTTGGACAGAATAA
- a CDS encoding TonB-dependent receptor family protein has translation MRRIISTCCLLLVSFFPFTVVAQTSILLIDAESGDPIPSVIAQVDNSGRHLSDERGQLSLELSAKTDALFSHIAYETKRAVLAPDRAVTIEMVKKTNSLSEVTITSFESERGLMEQAAAVSKVDEADLNRFNETSIVNAFNTKPGIRLEERAPGSYRVSIRGSSLRAPFGVRNVKIYWDGIPFTAPDGTTALNLLDLTNIQGAEVIKGPAGSIYGAGNGGVISFTPGKVTQNKAEASVMGGSYGLLKYRVGVDQTLENGSFSASYVKQQSDGYRDHSALDRQVFQLQGSFEPSDRQQITTKLLYSDLFYEIPGGLTAEQVAENPRQARPGSAEQNASIKQKSLYGTFVHDYEFNDHWSNHTTVYIQTTDFENPFNLDYKKETQYGYGARTKFTLNDQWGAFPVRLLFGGEYQFANTSAQNFGNRNGQADTIRFADDLITTQGFLFQQIEVNWTPTLLMTLGVSENFSQYDINRTVDASAGDPYAATRTFDPVVVPRIGLSGQLTEYSAVYGSLSSGFSPPTIDEVRTNEGSINLGLKAERGVNYEIGYRGEYLGGKVQLDASAFFFKLDETITTYTNEQGVVLFRNAGATDQKGIEAQLDYFLVSNPVGLIQELKVGHAYSYHHFRFKDYVNDGEDFSGNALTGVPQNNLVNKLDLISRTGIYLNLTYQWVDEIPLTDDNTVMQDPYQLMNVRLGWRKNFGTAWQLELFGGVDNLLNESYSLGNDLNAFGGRYYQPAMDRNYYGGVKVKMRY, from the coding sequence ATGAGACGTATAATTTCCACTTGCTGCCTGCTATTGGTCAGTTTTTTTCCATTTACCGTTGTCGCACAGACATCCATTTTGCTTATCGATGCCGAAAGCGGTGATCCCATTCCTTCGGTGATTGCCCAAGTGGATAATAGTGGACGCCATCTTTCCGATGAAAGGGGGCAACTATCCTTGGAATTGTCTGCAAAAACTGATGCGCTGTTTTCGCATATTGCTTATGAAACCAAACGGGCAGTCCTTGCTCCTGATCGTGCCGTAACCATAGAGATGGTAAAAAAGACCAATAGTCTTTCCGAGGTGACCATTACCTCTTTCGAATCGGAACGGGGACTCATGGAGCAAGCTGCTGCGGTCAGCAAGGTGGATGAAGCAGACCTCAACCGCTTCAATGAAACCTCCATTGTCAATGCGTTTAACACCAAACCGGGGATTCGGCTAGAAGAGCGGGCACCGGGGAGTTATCGGGTATCCATCCGGGGAAGTTCGCTCCGCGCTCCTTTTGGTGTACGGAACGTAAAAATTTACTGGGACGGCATTCCGTTTACGGCTCCAGACGGTACTACCGCCCTCAACCTACTGGACCTTACCAATATCCAAGGAGCAGAGGTGATCAAAGGTCCCGCAGGAAGTATCTATGGTGCCGGAAATGGCGGGGTGATTTCCTTTACCCCCGGTAAGGTCACCCAAAACAAGGCGGAAGCCTCTGTGATGGGTGGAAGCTACGGCCTCCTTAAATACCGCGTAGGAGTGGACCAGACACTGGAGAACGGTAGTTTTTCGGCCAGCTATGTAAAGCAGCAATCTGATGGTTACCGTGATCACAGCGCATTGGACAGGCAAGTGTTTCAGTTGCAGGGGAGTTTTGAGCCATCTGACCGGCAGCAAATTACCACTAAGCTGCTTTACTCGGACTTGTTTTATGAAATTCCCGGCGGCTTGACTGCGGAGCAAGTGGCTGAAAATCCCCGACAAGCCCGACCGGGTTCTGCTGAGCAAAATGCGTCCATTAAGCAAAAATCCCTCTATGGGACCTTCGTTCATGATTATGAATTTAATGACCACTGGAGCAATCACACCACGGTATATATTCAAACCACGGATTTCGAAAACCCATTTAACCTTGACTACAAAAAGGAAACGCAGTATGGATATGGAGCGAGGACCAAGTTTACATTGAACGATCAGTGGGGGGCATTTCCGGTGCGGCTACTCTTTGGTGGAGAATACCAATTTGCCAATACCAGTGCGCAGAATTTTGGCAATCGCAATGGCCAGGCAGATACCATACGCTTTGCGGATGATCTGATCACGACACAAGGATTCCTGTTTCAGCAAATAGAGGTCAATTGGACGCCTACTTTGCTGATGACCTTAGGCGTAAGTGAGAATTTTTCACAGTATGATATCAATAGGACTGTGGATGCCAGTGCCGGCGATCCGTATGCCGCTACACGTACATTTGACCCAGTGGTCGTGCCCAGAATCGGCCTTTCCGGGCAATTGACGGAGTATTCTGCTGTTTATGGTAGCCTCAGCTCAGGATTTTCTCCACCGACCATCGACGAAGTGCGGACCAATGAAGGCAGCATCAACCTGGGCTTAAAGGCTGAAAGGGGAGTCAATTACGAAATCGGCTATCGTGGGGAATATTTGGGAGGAAAGGTGCAGCTGGATGCCAGCGCTTTTTTCTTTAAGTTGGACGAAACGATCACCACCTATACCAATGAGCAAGGGGTGGTCCTTTTCCGTAATGCGGGTGCTACTGACCAGAAAGGCATTGAAGCGCAACTGGATTATTTTTTGGTCAGTAATCCTGTCGGACTGATTCAGGAACTCAAAGTGGGCCATGCGTATTCTTATCATCACTTTCGCTTTAAGGATTATGTGAATGACGGAGAGGATTTTTCGGGAAATGCCCTTACAGGGGTGCCGCAAAACAACTTGGTCAATAAACTGGACCTTATTTCCCGGACGGGCATTTACCTGAACCTCACCTATCAGTGGGTGGATGAAATCCCACTTACCGATGACAATACCGTGATGCAGGATCCCTATCAGTTGATGAATGTACGCCTGGGATGGCGCAAAAACTTCGGCACTGCGTGGCAACTGGAGTTGTTTGGTGGAGTGGATAACTTGCTGAACGAATCATATAGCCTTGGAAATGACCTCAATGCTTTTGGCGGACGCTACTACCAACCTGCAATGGACCGAAACTACTATGGGGGTGTCAAAGTGAAAATGAGGTATTGA
- a CDS encoding S9 family peptidase, whose protein sequence is MKKLTHIACCGVLLLLGHFGHAQQSQLDINRIYSGEFQQESMSAYQWIANGDAYAVVEYTAEGMPQIIQYQTATGEKNLLVSGSQLVPSGATASIGVENFSFSPDRTKVLIFTNSSRVWRANTKGDYWVLDLETEKLRQLGSAFPSSSLMFAKFSADQSQVAYVQDFNLYVEDIATGGVTQLTDRQNESIINGTFDWAYEEEFGARDGFRWSPSSQHLAFWNFDISGVGTFYMIDNIDSIYSKPIPLQYPKVGQDPSIVKVGVVDLKGEEVHWVPVPGVANQNYLPGMQWVDDQTLLIQQLNRLQNKLTVWKYNLSTAELQELYVETEETWVDIYYPDVSAGGWEENDLKLVDDNTAFLRLTENDGWRHAYKIDIATGEKTLLTPTEFDVASLAGVTDKTIYFHASPANTAQRYLYQANMKGKVRQVTPQMETGINIYNCAPNGKFAIQQHDEALAPTTYTLVSLPDHKVIRSMVDNKTYKQQLNALALPEVEFFQVTTEEGVTIDGRMIKPVDFDTQKQYPVLFHVYGEPWGAVATDNFIGLWNIMLAQKGYVIIDMDNRGTPCLKGSEWRKSIYRQIGRINAQDQAMAAKEVFRKFSFVDPDRVAVWGWSGGGSMTQNLLFRYPDIYHTGMAVAGVSLQLIYDNIYQERYMGLPQENVEDFIQGSPISHAGGLEGNLLLVHGTNDDNVHYQSQELLVNELIRQNKQFDMMAYPNRSHGIYEGMNTRRHLYTLLTNYLMENVPVNK, encoded by the coding sequence ATGAAGAAGTTAACCCATATTGCATGTTGCGGAGTACTTTTGCTCCTTGGCCATTTTGGCCATGCCCAGCAATCCCAGCTTGATATCAACAGGATCTATTCTGGGGAATTCCAACAGGAAAGCATGAGCGCCTACCAATGGATAGCGAATGGAGATGCCTACGCTGTGGTCGAATACACTGCGGAAGGCATGCCTCAAATCATCCAATACCAAACCGCTACTGGTGAAAAAAACCTTTTGGTATCGGGCAGCCAACTGGTGCCCAGCGGAGCGACAGCCTCCATTGGCGTTGAAAATTTCTCCTTCTCACCTGATAGGACCAAGGTGCTGATATTTACCAATAGCTCTCGTGTCTGGCGTGCAAATACCAAAGGGGATTATTGGGTATTGGATCTCGAGACAGAAAAGCTAAGGCAGCTGGGCAGCGCGTTTCCTTCATCTTCCCTGATGTTTGCCAAATTCTCAGCTGATCAATCTCAAGTAGCCTATGTCCAGGATTTTAATTTATACGTGGAGGATATTGCCACTGGAGGGGTGACGCAACTCACTGACCGCCAAAATGAGTCCATTATAAATGGTACTTTCGATTGGGCATATGAGGAGGAGTTCGGTGCAAGAGATGGTTTTCGATGGAGTCCTTCCAGCCAGCATTTGGCTTTTTGGAATTTTGACATTTCCGGTGTTGGAACGTTTTATATGATTGATAATATTGATTCCATTTACTCGAAACCTATTCCGCTCCAATACCCGAAAGTAGGCCAAGATCCTTCCATCGTAAAAGTGGGCGTGGTCGATCTGAAAGGGGAAGAGGTTCATTGGGTGCCTGTCCCCGGCGTGGCCAACCAAAATTACTTGCCTGGGATGCAATGGGTAGATGACCAAACCCTGCTCATCCAGCAGCTAAATCGCCTCCAAAATAAGCTTACGGTCTGGAAATACAACCTTAGTACTGCGGAATTGCAGGAGCTCTATGTAGAAACAGAGGAGACATGGGTGGACATTTATTATCCCGATGTTTCTGCTGGAGGCTGGGAAGAAAATGATTTGAAGTTAGTGGATGATAACACTGCCTTTTTGCGATTGACTGAAAATGATGGATGGCGTCATGCCTACAAGATCGACATTGCGACTGGAGAAAAAACACTACTTACGCCTACCGAATTTGATGTAGCCTCTCTCGCAGGAGTAACGGACAAGACCATCTATTTCCATGCCTCTCCGGCAAACACAGCGCAGCGCTACCTGTACCAGGCCAATATGAAGGGGAAGGTGCGGCAGGTCACCCCCCAAATGGAGACTGGCATCAATATCTACAACTGCGCACCGAATGGTAAATTTGCTATTCAGCAACACGATGAGGCCTTGGCACCTACCACTTACACCTTGGTCAGTCTGCCAGACCATAAAGTCATCCGCTCAATGGTGGACAATAAAACCTACAAACAACAGCTGAATGCCCTTGCGCTTCCCGAGGTGGAGTTTTTCCAGGTTACTACCGAAGAAGGTGTCACGATCGATGGACGCATGATCAAACCGGTGGATTTTGACACACAAAAGCAGTATCCTGTGCTTTTTCATGTTTATGGGGAGCCTTGGGGAGCAGTGGCAACGGATAATTTCATCGGACTATGGAATATCATGTTGGCCCAGAAGGGATACGTTATTATCGATATGGACAACCGCGGTACACCGTGCCTAAAAGGTAGCGAGTGGCGGAAAAGTATCTATCGGCAGATTGGACGGATAAACGCCCAAGACCAAGCAATGGCAGCCAAGGAAGTTTTTCGTAAATTTTCATTTGTAGATCCAGACCGGGTGGCGGTTTGGGGCTGGAGCGGTGGAGGTTCCATGACCCAAAACCTGCTTTTTAGGTATCCTGATATTTACCATACTGGCATGGCGGTGGCCGGTGTTTCCTTACAGCTGATCTACGATAATATCTACCAAGAGCGTTACATGGGGCTTCCACAGGAAAATGTGGAGGATTTTATCCAAGGCTCGCCGATTTCACATGCTGGTGGGCTGGAGGGTAACCTGCTCTTGGTTCACGGCACCAATGATGACAATGTCCACTACCAAAGCCAAGAACTACTGGTCAATGAACTGATCCGGCAAAACAAGCAGTTTGACATGATGGCCTACCCAAACCGTTCGCATGGGATTTATGAGGGAATGAATACCAGGCGCCACCTTTACACGCTATTGACCAATTATCTTATGGAAAATGTGCCCGTGAATAAATAG
- a CDS encoding Crp/Fnr family transcriptional regulator, whose product MDEIRQLFEAQVSLTDEDWSLFSQKLTPRHFPAKSPVISAGAREDYLSFIQKGMVRYYIPGEDELTFGFSFAGEFMSAYDAFLTRVASRYTIEALSETTLWSISHADLQEVYEGSAMGDRIGRHAAEGLFLKKAKRELALLNESAEERYLNLFSDRPELIHKIPLKYIASYIGITPQALSRIRKRISL is encoded by the coding sequence ATGGATGAAATAAGGCAGCTTTTCGAAGCACAGGTATCGCTGACAGATGAGGATTGGTCTCTCTTTTCGCAAAAGCTAACACCGCGACATTTCCCTGCCAAGAGCCCCGTGATTTCAGCTGGGGCAAGAGAAGATTACTTGTCGTTTATCCAAAAGGGCATGGTGAGATATTATATTCCCGGAGAAGATGAACTGACCTTTGGATTTTCCTTTGCAGGTGAATTCATGAGTGCTTATGATGCTTTCTTGACACGGGTAGCGAGCCGATATACCATTGAGGCACTGAGCGAAACGACCCTCTGGAGCATTAGTCATGCCGATTTGCAGGAAGTTTACGAGGGGTCAGCTATGGGCGATAGAATAGGAAGACATGCTGCGGAAGGCCTCTTCCTAAAGAAAGCAAAGAGGGAATTGGCCCTTCTGAATGAATCAGCGGAAGAGCGCTACCTCAATCTTTTTTCAGATCGACCGGAGCTTATCCACAAAATACCACTAAAGTACATTGCCAGTTATATTGGTATTACCCCTCAAGCCCTAAGTCGTATCCGCAAGCGGATTTCTTTATGA
- a CDS encoding GNAT family N-acetyltransferase, which translates to MNAYDIIIRQAEMNDIVKVQQLYVETIQSSCKNDYSEEEIAAWISSVINEERWRLALKEEFFLVAEYVSKIVGFGALKDDNYIDFMYVQHDYQRIGLAERLLKALENKAKENNAGLIIADASKTAVPFFEKMGFHQVQENTKVVNGLALINYRVEKVIEE; encoded by the coding sequence ATGAATGCTTACGACATTATTATTCGCCAAGCTGAAATGAATGATATAGTCAAGGTTCAACAGCTGTACGTGGAAACGATCCAAAGCTCCTGTAAAAATGATTATTCTGAAGAGGAGATTGCTGCATGGATATCATCGGTGATCAATGAGGAACGATGGAGGCTGGCCTTGAAAGAGGAATTTTTTTTAGTCGCAGAATACGTATCAAAGATCGTTGGCTTTGGTGCGCTGAAGGATGATAATTATATTGATTTCATGTATGTCCAGCATGACTACCAACGGATAGGCCTAGCGGAACGATTACTTAAAGCACTGGAAAATAAAGCAAAGGAAAACAATGCAGGACTTATTATTGCCGATGCCAGTAAGACCGCCGTTCCATTTTTTGAGAAAATGGGTTTTCACCAAGTCCAGGAAAACACCAAAGTGGTCAATGGGTTAGCGCTCATTAATTATCGCGTGGAAAAAGTCATCGAGGAATAG
- a CDS encoding cysteine desulfurase family protein has product MNIYLDNAATTALDEKVLEAMLPYMKGHYGNPSSVHSHGREVRTAIERSRKKVAEILNATPGEIFFTSGGTEADNTALVCAIETYGIKDVLTSPIEHHAVLHTLEECEKRGLVTLHFAQIDINGQIDMDHLNEWIKTHPHSLVSIMHANNEIGNINDIKAIGQQCKEHEVFFHSDTVQTMGHYVHNLKELPIDAVVAGGHKFHGPKGSGFLYLNKKNKIRPFIYGGAQERSMRGGTENVYGIVGIAKALELAYTDMESHKRHVQQLKKRFIDQLTEGIPGVEFNGLSADLNRSLYTVLNVSLPPSEENSGMLLFNLDLNGISSSGGSACSSGATVGSHVLRALNAQPERDSVRFSFSRFNTQEEIDYTVEKLKELYGVMA; this is encoded by the coding sequence ATGAACATTTATTTAGATAATGCAGCCACTACCGCACTGGATGAAAAAGTGCTGGAAGCCATGCTGCCTTACATGAAGGGGCATTATGGCAATCCCTCCTCTGTGCACTCGCACGGAAGAGAAGTACGAACAGCGATCGAGCGTTCAAGGAAAAAGGTAGCCGAAATCCTGAATGCCACTCCGGGTGAAATATTCTTCACCTCTGGTGGCACCGAAGCCGACAATACTGCTTTGGTGTGTGCCATCGAAACCTATGGGATTAAGGATGTGCTAACTTCTCCAATCGAGCACCATGCCGTGCTCCATACCCTGGAGGAATGTGAAAAGCGCGGCCTTGTCACACTGCACTTTGCCCAAATCGACATAAATGGTCAGATCGACATGGACCATCTCAATGAGTGGATAAAAACGCACCCCCATTCGCTCGTTTCTATTATGCACGCCAATAATGAAATCGGTAATATTAACGATATCAAAGCCATTGGCCAGCAATGCAAAGAGCATGAGGTGTTTTTTCACTCCGACACCGTTCAGACCATGGGCCATTACGTGCATAACCTGAAAGAGCTTCCCATTGATGCAGTGGTAGCGGGTGGACACAAATTCCACGGACCAAAAGGCTCTGGTTTTCTGTACCTGAACAAGAAAAATAAAATCAGGCCGTTTATTTATGGAGGAGCACAGGAAAGAAGTATGCGGGGTGGAACCGAAAATGTCTATGGCATCGTCGGAATTGCCAAAGCACTGGAACTGGCCTATACGGACATGGAAAGTCACAAGCGACATGTACAGCAGCTTAAGAAGCGTTTTATCGATCAACTAACAGAAGGAATTCCCGGGGTGGAATTTAACGGGCTCTCTGCTGATCTCAATCGCAGCCTGTACACTGTACTCAATGTCAGCCTCCCTCCGTCAGAAGAAAACAGCGGCATGCTGCTCTTTAACCTGGACTTAAATGGAATATCTTCTTCGGGTGGCTCTGCCTGTAGCAGCGGTGCCACAGTCGGTTCCCACGTCTTGCGCGCGCTCAATGCTCAGCCTGAAAGGGACTCCGTCAGGTTTTCATTTAGCCGCTTCAATACACAGGAAGAAATCGACTATACCGTAGAAAAATTAAAGGAACTCTATGGCGTAATGGCCTAG
- the glmM gene encoding phosphoglucosamine mutase, producing the protein MALIKSISGIRGTIGGKSGEGLTPVDIVKFTSAYGAWILEKTNNPRIVIGRDARISGDMVSRLVTATLQGLGIHVIDLGLSTTPTVEFAVPLEKAGGGIILTASHNPIQWNALKLLNDKGEFISDQDGKEVLEKAEKEDFEFAGVKEIGAYTLVEDYIDRHIDHVLSLDLVDKEAIAARNFSVVIDCVNSTGGIALPKLLKALGVEHVEQMYCEPDGHFPHNPEPLPENLRDISSKLENGKFDLGIVVDPDVDRLAFLTEDGSAFGEEYTLVAIADYVLSQTAGNTVSNLSSTRALRDVTEKHHGTYTAAAVGEVNVVNKMKETNAIIGGEGNGGVIYPASHYGRDALVGIGLFLTHLAKFGKTANRLRASYPNYYISKNKIELTPEIDVDAILDEISRKYSKQPINDIDGIKIEFEKEWVHLRKSNTEPIIRIYSESETKATAEHLANKLILDIKEVISASK; encoded by the coding sequence GTGGCATTAATCAAGTCTATTTCCGGTATTCGTGGTACTATCGGAGGAAAATCGGGAGAAGGACTGACTCCTGTTGACATCGTAAAATTCACCTCCGCTTATGGTGCGTGGATCCTAGAAAAAACCAACAACCCTCGAATCGTCATCGGCAGAGATGCGAGAATTTCTGGCGACATGGTTTCCAGATTGGTCACTGCTACGCTTCAGGGACTGGGCATTCACGTCATTGACTTGGGGCTTAGCACAACTCCTACGGTAGAATTTGCCGTGCCGTTGGAAAAAGCCGGAGGAGGAATCATCCTTACCGCCAGCCATAACCCCATCCAATGGAACGCCCTGAAACTGCTCAATGACAAAGGAGAGTTTATCTCTGACCAAGATGGAAAAGAAGTCCTCGAAAAGGCAGAGAAGGAAGATTTTGAATTTGCTGGTGTGAAAGAAATTGGCGCCTATACCTTGGTCGAAGACTACATCGACCGGCATATCGACCATGTGCTGAGCCTCGACTTAGTGGACAAGGAGGCTATCGCTGCCCGTAACTTCAGCGTAGTCATTGACTGCGTCAACTCCACCGGAGGCATCGCCCTGCCAAAACTCCTAAAAGCCCTTGGCGTGGAGCATGTGGAACAAATGTATTGTGAACCAGACGGACACTTTCCCCACAATCCTGAACCATTGCCTGAAAACCTCAGAGACATTTCCAGTAAATTGGAAAATGGAAAATTTGATTTGGGGATCGTAGTGGATCCAGACGTGGACAGGCTGGCCTTCCTGACAGAAGACGGTTCGGCATTTGGCGAAGAATATACCTTAGTGGCCATAGCTGATTATGTGCTGTCCCAAACTGCTGGAAACACCGTGTCAAACCTCAGCTCCACCAGAGCACTAAGAGATGTGACCGAAAAGCATCATGGCACCTATACTGCCGCAGCAGTGGGTGAAGTCAATGTGGTCAATAAAATGAAAGAAACCAATGCCATCATCGGTGGTGAGGGCAATGGCGGCGTCATCTATCCGGCATCCCATTATGGTCGTGACGCCTTGGTGGGAATAGGGCTCTTCCTGACACATCTGGCAAAATTCGGAAAGACGGCCAATAGGCTTCGCGCAAGCTATCCAAACTATTATATTTCAAAAAATAAAATCGAGCTGACTCCAGAAATCGACGTGGATGCTATCTTGGACGAAATCAGCAGAAAGTACAGCAAACAGCCCATCAATGACATTGATGGTATCAAAATAGAGTTTGAAAAAGAATGGGTTCACCTACGGAAATCAAACACGGAGCCGATCATCAGGATCTACTCAGAATCCGAAACCAAGGCAACTGCCGAGCACTTGGCCAATAAACTCATTCTGGACATAAAAGAGGTCATCTCTGCAAGCAAATAA